One region of Scophthalmus maximus strain ysfricsl-2021 chromosome 15, ASM2237912v1, whole genome shotgun sequence genomic DNA includes:
- the pccb gene encoding propionyl-CoA carboxylase beta chain, mitochondrial, with amino-acid sequence MAAAFSVARSSCGLINGLRTSLRGLAPLKHGAVAASVPGTGLHRGCRRYSVGHLSVKERVDEKRRAALVGGGQSRIDAQHKRGKLTARERVQLLLDPESFVETDMFVEHRCSDFAMEQDRNKFPGDSVVTGRGRINGRLVYVFSQDFTVFGGSLSGAHAQKICKIMDQAMTVGAPVIGLNDSGGARIQEGVESLAGYADIFLRNVLASGVVPQISLIMGPCAGGAVYSPALTDFTFMVKDTSYLFITGPDVVKSVTNEDVTQEELGGAKTHTSVSGVAHHAFENDVEALLNLREFFNFLPLSNQDPAPIRECHDPSDRLVPSLDTIVPFESTKAYDMLDIIQSIVDERDFFEIMPNYAKNIVVGFARMNGRTVGIVGNQPKVASGCLDINSSVKGARFVRFCDAFNIPIITFVDVPGFLPGTAQEYGGIIRHGAKLLFAFAEATVPKITIITRKAYGGAYDVMSSKHLRGDVNYAWPSAEVAVMGAKGAVQIIFRGKENQAEAEAEYVEKFANPFPAAVRGFVDDIIEPSTTRKKICRDLEVLASKKQVNPWKKHANIPL; translated from the exons ATGGCGGCGGCCTTCAGTGTGGCTCGAAGCAGCTGCGGACTGATAAACGGGCTGAGGACGTCTCTCAGGGGTTTGGCGCCGTTGAAACATGGCGCAGTCGCCGCTTCGGTACCGGGGACGGGCCTGCACCGGGGCTGCCGCCGGTACTCGGTCGGCCACCTGTCCGTGAAGGAGAGGGTCGACGAGAAGCGGAGGGCGGCGCTAGTCGGGGGAGGTCAGAGCAGAATAGATGCTCAACACAAAAGG GGCAAGCTGACGGCGAGGGAGCgagtgcagctgctgctggaccccGAGTCCTTTGTGGAGACGGACATGTTTGTGGAGCACCGGTGCTCCGACTTCGCCATGGAGCAGGACAGAAACAAG TTCCCTGGTGATAGCGTCGTGACTGGCCGAGGCCGGATCAACGGCAGACTGGTCTACGTATTCAGTCAG GACTTCACAGTTTTTGGTGGCAGTCTGTCTGGTGCTCATGCACAGAAGATCTGTAAG ATCATGGACCAGGCCATGACGGTCGGGGCCCCGGTCATTGGGCTGAACGACTCTGGCGGAGCTCGGATCCAGGAGGGAGTGGAGTCTCTGGCTGGATACGCAGATATCTTCCTG AGGAATGTATTGGCTTCCGGAGTTGTCCCTCAGATCTCCCTCATCATGGGTCCTTGTGCAGGAGGAGCCGTCTACTCCCCCGCTCTGACAGACTTCACCTTTATGGTTAAG gACACATCATACCTGTTCATCACAGGACCTGATGTTGTGAAGTCTGTCACCAACGAAGACGTGACCCAAGAGGAGCTCGGTGGAGCCAAGACGCACACCTCTGTGTCTG GCGTGGCTCACCATGCGTTCGAGAACGACGTCGAGGCCCTGCTCAACCTGCGGGAGTTTTTCAACTTCCTGCCGCTCAGCAATCAGGATCCCGCCCCCATCAGGGAATGTCACGACCCCAG cgATCGCCTGGTGCCTTCATTGGACACCATTGTCCCGTTTGAGTCAACCAAAGCCTATGACATGTTGGACATCATTCAATCa ATTGTAGATGAGAGGGATTTCTTTGAAATCATGCCCAACTACGCCAAGAACATTGTGGTGGGATTCGCCCGTATGAATGGACGCACTGTGGGCATCGTGGGTAACCAGCCCAAAGTGGCTTCTG GCTGTCTGGACATCAACTCGTCGGTGAAGGGAGCCCGCTTCGTACGCTTCTGCGACGCATTCAACATTCCCATCATCACCTTCGTGGATGTTCCCGGCTTCCTGCCAG GAACCGCGCAGGAGTATGGAGGGATCATCAGACACGGAGCAAAACTGCTGTTTGCCTTTGCAGAGGCCACCGTCCCGAAAATAACCATCATTAccagaaag GCTTATGGTGGAGCCTATGACGTGATGAGCTCCAAACACCTGAGAGGAGACGTGAACTACGCCTGGCCCTCGGCTGAGGTCGCCGTCATGGGCGCCAAG GGCGCTGTTCAGATCATCTTCAGAGGGAAGGAGAACCAGGCGGAGGCAGAGGCTGAATACGTGGAGAAGTTTGCTAATCCCTTCCCAGCTGCCgttagag gtTTTGTCGATGACATCATCGAGCCGTCGACCACTCGCAAGAAGATCTGCAGAGACCTGGAAGTGTTGGCCAGCAAGAAGCAAGTCAACCCATGGAAGAAACACGCCAACATTCCTCTGTGA
- the LOC118285738 gene encoding tumor necrosis factor ligand superfamily member 10-like, giving the protein MAISISLQCLGLVILAAILLQTITVAISFIYFNKVLNTMKESFSRSSVSCLINANLHSGLEESTAEDRKRSPCSQVTQQLHYHIEKTMAGRFQKEISSAMRNKLTGVRPALSPGVPLPKVAAHVTGVVSPTDSPVEEGSRSSRGYLGQRIRAWEGQRGLSFLQNMELRGGELLVPTAGLYYIYAQTYFRLPSTEESEGEAKEETGLTREEEGAELVQYIYRKMSSYTGPILLMKSFRSACWPRGQEPGLFSLHQAGTAYLQPADRLFITVSNASAMEMDGRASYFGAFLVG; this is encoded by the exons ATGGCCATTTCCATCTCCCTGCAGTGTCTGGGCCTCGTCATCCTCGCAGCAATCCTCCTGCAGACCATTACGGTTGCCATCAGTTTCATCTACTTCAACAAAGTCCTGAACACA ATGAAGGAGAGTTTCTCCAGGAGCAGCGTGTCCTGCCTAATAAACGCAAATCTGCACTCGGGGTTGGAGGAGTCGACGGCAGAGGACAGAAAGCGCAGCCCCTGCTCGCAAGTCACACAGCAGCTCCACTACCACATAGAGAAG acaaTGGCTGGCAGGTTCCAGAAAGAGATATCCTCTGCAATGAGAA ATAAGCTGACGGGAGTGCGGCCTGCCCTGAGCCCCGGGGTCCCTCTACCTAAAGTGGCTGCCCATGTGACGGGTGTGGTCTCCCCCACAGACTCTCCCGTAGAAGAGG GCTCGCGGAGCAGCAGGGGATACCTGGGGCAGCGTATCAGAGCGTGGGAGGGCCAGAGAGGTCTGTCCTTCCTGCAGAACATGgagctgaggggaggagagctGCTGGTGCCCACGGCGGGCCTCTATTACATCTACGCACAGACCTACTTCAGACTGCCCTCCACGGAGGAGTCGGAAGGAGAGGCAAAGGAGGAGACCGGGCTtaccagagaggaggaaggagcagagcTTGTCCAGTACATCTACAGGAAG ATGAGTTCCTACACGGGGCCCATCCTGCTGATGAAATCCTTCCGGAGTGCCTGCTGGCCTCGGGGCCAGGAGCCCGGTCTCTTCTCCCTGCACCAGGCCGGCACCGCCTACCTGCAGCCGGCCGACCGCCTCTTCATCACAGTCAGCAACGCCAGCGCCATGGAGATGGACGGCAGGGCGAGCTACTTCGGGGCCTTCCTGGTGGGCTAA
- the LOC118286115 gene encoding neutral cholesterol ester hydrolase 1: MMRLWPVVVTVLLTAAVARYVYIPLPDTIQEPWKLMMVAAGLRTSMHLASLKDWLGCDHYIKSVGPSPSSESADGATKAGSDGGGVVPGVKVSDITLAGIPVRVYEPPAGGEGHLRRGLMYFHGGDWAFGSAERRSSDALNRMVSDELNTVVASVEYRRYPEVHFPVPYLDCLAAAKHFLSTEVLAKYAIDPERVAVSGASSGGNLAAAVAQEISIDDGVSVKFSVQALIYPALQALDFNTPSYLQNQDVPVLYRPLMVRFWLQYLGADPSLQPQWLVNNHSSSHHPAITPELRARSDWAVLLPPKYRRNHKPLVVERGSQGPAKEAPGLLDVRASPLLAGPEVLAKCPRAYVLTCENDVLRDDGFMYARRLQDAGVTVTNDHYEDGFHGCFSFIVWPVEFDVGKRAVRGYLTWLQNNL, encoded by the exons ATGATGAGGCTGTGGCCGGTCGTGGTGACAGTGTTACTGACGGCGGCGGTCGCTCGTTACGTTTACATCCCGCTGCCCGACACCATCCAGGAGCCGTGGAAGCTGATGATGGTGGCCGCCGGGCTCCGGACGTCGATGCACCTG GCCTCGTTGAAGGACTGGCTGGGCTGCGACCACTACATCAAGTCCGTCGGCCCGTCCCCGTCCTCGGAGAGCGCGGACGGCGCGACGAAGGCCGGCTCAGACGGAGGAGGGGTCGTGCCCGGAGTCAAGGTCAGCGACATCACCCTGGCCGGGATCCCGGTCCGGGTCTATGAGCCCCCGGCGGGAGGGGAGGGCCACCTGAGGAGAGGGTTGATGTACTTCCACGGAGGGGACTGGGCCTTCGGCAGTGCCG AGAGGCGTTCGAGCGATGCCCTCAACCGCATGGTTTCGGACGAGCTCAACACGGTTGTGGCCTCTGTCGA GTATCGCCGTTATCCAGAGGTGCACTTTCCGGTGCCGTATCTAGACTGCCTCGCTGCTGccaaacacttcctgtccacGGAGGTCCTGGCCAAGTACGCGATCGACCCCGAGCGCGTGGCCGTGTCCGGCGCGAGTTCGGGGGGGAATCTGGCCGCTGCGGTCGCTCAGGAG ATTTCCATCGATGACGGTGTGAGTGTGAAGTTCAGCGTCCAGGCTTTGATCTACCCAGCGCTGCAGGCTCTGGACTTCAACACGCCCTCCTACTTGCAGAACCAGGACGTGCCCGTCCTCTACCGGCCCCTCATGGTTCGGTTCTGGCTGCAGTACCTCGGCGCCGACCCCTCCCTGCAGCCCCAGTGGCTGGTGAACAACCACAGCTCCTCGCACCACCCGGCCATCACCCCGGAGCTGAGGGCGCGCTCCGACTGGGCCGTGCTCCTGCCGCCGAAATACAGGAGGAACCACAAGCCTCTCGTCGTTGAAAGGGGTTCGCAGGGGCCGGCGAAGGAGGCGCCGGGCCTGCTGGATGTGCGGGCGTCGCCGCTGCTGGCGGGACCGGAGGTTCTGGCCAAATGCCCCCGGGCGTACGTCCTGACGTGCGAGAATGACGTCTTGAGGGACGACGGGTTCATGTACGCCCGGCGCTTACAGGACGCAGGGGTCACGGTAACCAACGACCACTACGAGGACGGCTTCCACGGATGTTTCAGCTTCATCGTCTGGCCTGTGGAATTTGATGTAGGGAAGAGGGCGGTCAGGGGTTACCTCACCTGGCTGCAGAACAAcctgtaa
- the msl2a gene encoding E3 ubiquitin-protein ligase MSL2a isoform X1, with the protein MFRSPLAKYYSKTYQNRRISIYSLYFPPVREAAEHTAMNPANATALYVSASRAVLQCDPRQPHTFAEMYTLLPFFRQSLACLVCGKLLQDPVSPAHSECQHYVCSGCKGQQMQIRPSCSRCKDYSGYQENKQLSLLVQCYRKLCLYVTHSPLLQLVSSHVGGSPEVMALLEEVLVSHKEDIDTEDPSLAQADVNPSAPESLTPTEAPPVPAELSAVPQSSSSDPPCSNGPQECNGEVLEDLDPSSPELEVCEVVEEQPQTDLSVSSTGCGGLELSLTTGPLAPTPGTVCSLRDGESGRRELEEGEVLLLSVEEVLQTLDPLQPSRDPAHTHTDRTHTHSHLATDRTHTQMYIQLDAAHNYTQIQTDRTNAVASHVAHIHTPSFDPPTTCKPPPVRLNRKRSRSESDREKVKPLPITSILQGSSSHLHTPNPSQTPHTQPPTQSLHVPAHTYSSLPNGVPPKPSRPTPNHSKTARKHVDPAPKKPHAKARSGGGSKTKDRSKDQRLMSGCLAPPAPARPPYKKPVEKKGCKCGRATQNPSVLTCRGQRCPCYSNRKACLDCICRGCQNSYMANGEKKLEAFAVPEKALEQTRLTLGINLTSITAAAALRNPATTSIRANTLLNVATATGTPVTTAFLSASPPQEPNYEDSLELLIG; encoded by the exons ATGTTTCGGTCACCGCTCGCTAAGTATTACAGTAAAACGTACCAAAACCGAAGGATTTCAATTTACAGCTTGTACTTCCCTCCCGTGCGCGAG GCTGCGGAGCACACCGCTATGAACCCGGCCAACGCCACCGCTCTGTACGTGTCCGCCAGCCGGGCTGTGCTGCAGTGTGACCCGCGGCAGCCTCACACCTTCGCAGAGATGTACACACTACTGCCCTTCTTCCGACAGTCCCTCGCATGCCTCGTCTGTG GTAAACTGCTTCAGGATCCCGTTTCCCCGGCACATTCCGAGTGTCAGCATTACGTCTGCTCGGGTTGTAAAGGCCAGCAGATGCAGATCCGGCCGTCGTGCAGCCGCTGCAAGGACTATTCCGGCTACCAGGAGAACAAGCAGCTCTCCTTGCTAGTCCAGTGCTACAGGAAGCTCTGCCTCTATGTAACTCATTCACCTTTGCTGCAGTTGGTCAGCAGCCACGTGGGAGGATCTCCAGAGGTTATGGCCTTGCTAGAGGAAGTGCTCGTGTCACATAAAGAGGACATAGACACGGAGGACCCGAGCCTAGCGCAGGCAGATGTGAATCCCTCTGCGCCTGAGTCACTTACTCCCACAGAGGCGCCACCTGTTCCCGCCGAGCTCTCAGCTGTGCCCCAGAGCTCCTCCTCTGACCCTCCCTGTTCCAATGGACCGCAGGAATGCAACGGGGAAGTGCTGGAGGACCTAGATCCCTCTTCTCCCGAGCTGGAAGTGTGTGAGGTGGTAGAGGAACAGCCACAGACAGACCTGTCTGTTTCCAGTACCGGTTGTGGTGGCCTGGAACTGAGTTTGACTACTGGACCTTTAGCCCCAACTCCAGGCACTGTGTGCTCACTCAGGGATGGGGAATCTGGCAgaagggagctggaggagggggaggtgttACTCCTCAGTGTGGAGGAAGTGTTGCAGACTTTGGATCCCCTTCAGCCCAGTCGAGAtcctgctcacacacatacagacaggactcacactcattcacacttAGCCACGGACcgaacacacactcaaatgtaCATACAGCTGGATGCAGCTCATAACTACACACAGATTCAAACAGACAGGACTAACGCAGTGGCAAGCCACGTTgctcatatacacacaccctCCTTCGATCCTCCCACAACCTGCAAGCCCCCGCCAGTCCGCCTTAACCGCAAACGCTCTCGTTCAGAGAGCGACAGGGAAAAGGTGAAACCCCTCCCGATCACCTCCATCCTACAGGGCTCATCCTCACATTTACACACTCCAAACCCCTCTCAAACACCGCACACGCAACCACCCACGCAATCCTTACATGTACcagcacacacatactcatCGCTTCCAAACGGGGTGCCTCCCAAGCCCAGCCGACCTACACCCAACCACAGCAAAACCGCCAGGAAGCACGTCGACCCAGCTCCGAAGAAACCGCACGCCAAGGCACGCAGTGGCGGAGGCTCCAAGACCAAGGACCGGAGCAAAGACCAGCGGTTGATGTCGGGCTGCCTCGCGCCCCCGGCACCTGCCAGGCCTCCATACAAGAAGCCCGTGGAGAAGAAAGGCTGCAAGTGTGGCAGGGCTACCCAGAATCCCTCTGTGCTGACGTGCAGGGGGCAACGATGTCCCTGTTACTCAAACCGCAAG GCATGCTTGGATTGTATCTGCCGAGGTTGCCAGAACTCCTACATGGCCAACGGCGAGAAGAAGCTCGAAGCCTTCGCCGTGCCGGAGAAGGCCCTAGAGCAGACCCGGCTCACGCTCGGCATCAACCTCACCAGCATCACGGCGGCCGCGGCACTGCGCAACCCCGCGACCACCAGCATCCGCGCGAACACCCTCCTCAACGTCGCCACGGCGACAGGAACTCCCGTAACCACGGCCTTCCTGTCCGCCAGCCCGCCGCAAGAGCCCAACTACGAGGACAGCCTGGAGCTGCTGATCGGATGA
- the msl2a gene encoding E3 ubiquitin-protein ligase MSL2a isoform X2, translating to MNPANATALYVSASRAVLQCDPRQPHTFAEMYTLLPFFRQSLACLVCGKLLQDPVSPAHSECQHYVCSGCKGQQMQIRPSCSRCKDYSGYQENKQLSLLVQCYRKLCLYVTHSPLLQLVSSHVGGSPEVMALLEEVLVSHKEDIDTEDPSLAQADVNPSAPESLTPTEAPPVPAELSAVPQSSSSDPPCSNGPQECNGEVLEDLDPSSPELEVCEVVEEQPQTDLSVSSTGCGGLELSLTTGPLAPTPGTVCSLRDGESGRRELEEGEVLLLSVEEVLQTLDPLQPSRDPAHTHTDRTHTHSHLATDRTHTQMYIQLDAAHNYTQIQTDRTNAVASHVAHIHTPSFDPPTTCKPPPVRLNRKRSRSESDREKVKPLPITSILQGSSSHLHTPNPSQTPHTQPPTQSLHVPAHTYSSLPNGVPPKPSRPTPNHSKTARKHVDPAPKKPHAKARSGGGSKTKDRSKDQRLMSGCLAPPAPARPPYKKPVEKKGCKCGRATQNPSVLTCRGQRCPCYSNRKACLDCICRGCQNSYMANGEKKLEAFAVPEKALEQTRLTLGINLTSITAAAALRNPATTSIRANTLLNVATATGTPVTTAFLSASPPQEPNYEDSLELLIG from the exons ATGAACCCGGCCAACGCCACCGCTCTGTACGTGTCCGCCAGCCGGGCTGTGCTGCAGTGTGACCCGCGGCAGCCTCACACCTTCGCAGAGATGTACACACTACTGCCCTTCTTCCGACAGTCCCTCGCATGCCTCGTCTGTG GTAAACTGCTTCAGGATCCCGTTTCCCCGGCACATTCCGAGTGTCAGCATTACGTCTGCTCGGGTTGTAAAGGCCAGCAGATGCAGATCCGGCCGTCGTGCAGCCGCTGCAAGGACTATTCCGGCTACCAGGAGAACAAGCAGCTCTCCTTGCTAGTCCAGTGCTACAGGAAGCTCTGCCTCTATGTAACTCATTCACCTTTGCTGCAGTTGGTCAGCAGCCACGTGGGAGGATCTCCAGAGGTTATGGCCTTGCTAGAGGAAGTGCTCGTGTCACATAAAGAGGACATAGACACGGAGGACCCGAGCCTAGCGCAGGCAGATGTGAATCCCTCTGCGCCTGAGTCACTTACTCCCACAGAGGCGCCACCTGTTCCCGCCGAGCTCTCAGCTGTGCCCCAGAGCTCCTCCTCTGACCCTCCCTGTTCCAATGGACCGCAGGAATGCAACGGGGAAGTGCTGGAGGACCTAGATCCCTCTTCTCCCGAGCTGGAAGTGTGTGAGGTGGTAGAGGAACAGCCACAGACAGACCTGTCTGTTTCCAGTACCGGTTGTGGTGGCCTGGAACTGAGTTTGACTACTGGACCTTTAGCCCCAACTCCAGGCACTGTGTGCTCACTCAGGGATGGGGAATCTGGCAgaagggagctggaggagggggaggtgttACTCCTCAGTGTGGAGGAAGTGTTGCAGACTTTGGATCCCCTTCAGCCCAGTCGAGAtcctgctcacacacatacagacaggactcacactcattcacacttAGCCACGGACcgaacacacactcaaatgtaCATACAGCTGGATGCAGCTCATAACTACACACAGATTCAAACAGACAGGACTAACGCAGTGGCAAGCCACGTTgctcatatacacacaccctCCTTCGATCCTCCCACAACCTGCAAGCCCCCGCCAGTCCGCCTTAACCGCAAACGCTCTCGTTCAGAGAGCGACAGGGAAAAGGTGAAACCCCTCCCGATCACCTCCATCCTACAGGGCTCATCCTCACATTTACACACTCCAAACCCCTCTCAAACACCGCACACGCAACCACCCACGCAATCCTTACATGTACcagcacacacatactcatCGCTTCCAAACGGGGTGCCTCCCAAGCCCAGCCGACCTACACCCAACCACAGCAAAACCGCCAGGAAGCACGTCGACCCAGCTCCGAAGAAACCGCACGCCAAGGCACGCAGTGGCGGAGGCTCCAAGACCAAGGACCGGAGCAAAGACCAGCGGTTGATGTCGGGCTGCCTCGCGCCCCCGGCACCTGCCAGGCCTCCATACAAGAAGCCCGTGGAGAAGAAAGGCTGCAAGTGTGGCAGGGCTACCCAGAATCCCTCTGTGCTGACGTGCAGGGGGCAACGATGTCCCTGTTACTCAAACCGCAAG GCATGCTTGGATTGTATCTGCCGAGGTTGCCAGAACTCCTACATGGCCAACGGCGAGAAGAAGCTCGAAGCCTTCGCCGTGCCGGAGAAGGCCCTAGAGCAGACCCGGCTCACGCTCGGCATCAACCTCACCAGCATCACGGCGGCCGCGGCACTGCGCAACCCCGCGACCACCAGCATCCGCGCGAACACCCTCCTCAACGTCGCCACGGCGACAGGAACTCCCGTAACCACGGCCTTCCTGTCCGCCAGCCCGCCGCAAGAGCCCAACTACGAGGACAGCCTGGAGCTGCTGATCGGATGA